A window from Argopecten irradians isolate NY chromosome 3, Ai_NY, whole genome shotgun sequence encodes these proteins:
- the LOC138318413 gene encoding countin-3-like → MKQSFALLAVVALLSQTFALPYTVKLTKQQHFITQLNNKERGNVGVDLCPTCIQFMGQAIDALLNIILNGGVVGTCGALCQALGSKTSKALEEVCDVLCDLVGVEEFIKLIQKADLDPIYFCEILKTCPINDNGDAKITTFTVTPSSGPQGTFRIDFGYTSVNGTGTGEIILEVDTVDGIPVESGFIHELAQPGDYTSSFSLKAEPDPNCDPTQQPCEQWMPGNYGVKIAICNGECGSKHPHSAVYDEGMTNFTITN, encoded by the exons CAGTCCTTTGCCTTGTTGGCCGTAGTGGCCCTGCTATCCCAGACATTTGCCCTAccatatactgtaaaattgaCCAAACAACAACACTTCATTACCCAGCTGAACAACAAAGAGAGAGGAAATGTAGGGGTAGATCTTTGTCCAACGTGTATCCAGTTTATGGGACAAGCTATCGACGCACTTCTAAACATTATACTCA ACGGTGGGGTAGTAGGTACGTGTGGAGCACTCTGTCAAGCCTTGGGTTCAAAGACCAGCAAGGCTTTAGAAGAAGTATGTGACGTCCTCTGTGATCTCGTCGGAGTGGAAGAGTTCATAAAGTTGATACAGAA GGCTGACCTGGACCCCATTTATTTCTGTGAGATCCTGAAAACTTGTCCAATCAACGACAACGGTGATGCCAAGATTACCACCTTTACTGTGACCCCCAGTTCCGGACCACAGG gAACTTTCCGGATTGATTTTGGATACACATCTGTGAATGGAACTGGTACAGGTGAAATCATCCTAGAAGTAGACACTGTTGATGGTATTCCTGTCG AGAGCGGATTCATCCATGAGCTTGCCCAACCAGGGGACTACACCTCAAGTTTCTCCCTAAAAGCCGAGCCCGACCCGAACTGTGATCCCACACAGCAACCATGTGAACAATGGATGCCAGGAAACTATGGTGTCAAAATCG CGATCTGTAACGGCGAGTGTGGCAGCAAGCATCCCCACAGTGCCGTCTATGACGAGGGAATGACGAATTTTACCATCACTAACTAG